The nucleotide sequence GGTGAATGCGACGGTTGTTTCCCTTTTAGGATTTTTATCCTATCTCGCAGACGACACACAACTTAGGAACCTTACTTTCTGGAGTTTGGGAAGTATGGCAGTCGCAAGTTGGCATAAAATTTATCTGTTAGGTTTTGTACTTCTCATCGTAACGTTTTTCTTTCCGGTACTCGCCAGAGGTTTGGACGCTTTGGCCTTAGGAGAAGCGGAAGCTTTTCACACGGGTTTTAAGGTAAGAAGGATCCGAAATCTTACCATCGTTCTCGCAAGTCTATTAGTCGGCGTAAGTATTTCGATCTGTGGAAATATCGCGTTCGTAGGTTTGATTGTACCGCATATTCTAAGAACGGTTTTAGGACCAGGCCATAAAACGTTACTCCCTGCTTCATTATTCGGAGGAGCATTGCTGATGGCGATAGCGGACCTAGCGGCACGAACTGTTGCCTTTCCTTCCGAACTTCCGATCGGAATCATCGCAGCCGGTATAGGTGGTCCATTCTTCCTATTCTTAATCCTGCAAGCAAAACGTAGAGAAGGAGAATTCAGATGAGTCTCGTATTGTCGGACGTTTCCTTATCCAGAGGCGGAAGGTTCCTATTATCGGGGATTAACTTAAGTTTGTATCCGGGTGAACTTTTAATCGTGCTCGGTCCGAACGGGGCCGGAAAATCCACCTTATTAAAATTATTTTCCGGAGAAATATCGCCGGACAAAGGATTGGTGCTATTGGATGGGATCCCTTTGTCCGAGTACGATTCCGAAGACCTAGCGTTCCGCAGAAGTGTTCTCTCCCAAGAATCCGAGATCCATTTTCCGTTTATCGCGGATGAGATCGTTCGTATGGGAAGGTCCTGCTCCAAATTAAGAGTTCCTAAACCGTTAGAAGATCGGATCACTGAAGATGCTTTTCATGCGGTTCACCTTGGAGATAGAGAAAGATTCCAAACCTATAATAAACTTTCGGGCGGCGAAAAACAAAGGACCCAGATGGCCAGGGTCCTAGTCCAAGACAAGGAACCTACCCAAAGAGAAAGTTATGTTCTTTTGGACGAGCCGGGGGCATCTTTAGATCCGAACAGAATCCATTCTTTATTAGAAAAAGCGAAACAACTCAGTAAAGAAGGAAGAGGAGTACTCTGCATACTTCATGACCTGAACCTAGCTTTGAGATATGCGGATCGGATCGCAGTATTAAAAGAAGGTAAAATACTGGAGGACGGAGTTCCGGAGAATATACTGGACGAAAAATTTGTCTTAGAACATTTCCGCTTGCGAACTAAAAAGATACCTTTCCCGGAAGGAGGGCATTATCTCATACCCCTCGGTCCCGCAGAAACACACGCTACAAACAACCTGCCCTATTCAATAGATGCTAAAGGAGTAAAAGAAAATGTCCATCGCTGAATCGTTAGAAATCGAGAATATCATCAAAGATTGGAAACAGATCAAAGAAACACAACCTCGTCTTAGAATGAGAGAGATCGCTTCCCAACTCAAAACTTCGGAAGGCGGATTATTGGCCGCCTCCGAGATCTCCAAAGCGGAAGGATTTCCTCAAGTTACTTCCCTACAAACCAATTGGGGAGAATTATTCGCCAGATTCGGAGAATTGGGGCATGTAATGGTCCTGACTCGTAATGAGGCTTGTGTACATGAAAGAAAAGGAATATTCGAAAAAGTGAGTTCCGGTCCGGGACATATCTTAGTCGTTGGTCCGGATATCGACCTCAGGCTTTTTCCCGGGATTTGGAAATTCGGATTTTCCGTGGAAGAACCTAAACAAGATTCGGTTCAAAGATCCTTTCAGTTCTTCAACGAGAAGGGAGAAGCGATGTTCAAACTTTTCCTTACGGACAAATCGAACGTATCCGCTTGGGAAAAACTAAGATCGGAATTCCAAAACGGATCTCCCGACTTCTCCTCTTTATTCTCCTCAGAAACTAAAATTGAAACTTCCATTCTAGAGAACAAAGAACTTAAGGAAGAAACCAAAACCGAATTCCTGAACGATTGGGGAAAATTGGAAGATACCCATGAATTTTTCTCTCTATTAAAAAAACATGGTATTTCCAGGATCCAATCTATGGAAATTGCGAATGGTAAATTCACTAAACCCGTAGAGACAAAAGCCGTGTTACGAATGTTGGAAATGGCATCCTTGGACAGAACACCGATCATGGTTTTTGTAGGAAACCCCGGTTCCATCCAGATCCATACGGGAGAAGTCACAAATATTAAGGTTTTAGAATCTTGGTGGAATGTTCTGGATCCTGAATTCAACTTACATTTAAGATCCGATCTGATCTCTAAAGTGTATATAGTGGATAAACCTTCCAAAGACGGCGTGATCCATTCCATGGAAGTATACGACGCAAACGGTGAACTAATCGTTCAGTTTTTCGGGAAAAGGAAACCGGGACAACCGGAAAGAACGGACTGGGTCGGCCTATTAGACAAGGTGTCTGTACCCGCTTAAAAAGCAGGACCGTTAGCTCTTTTAGAATACGTCCAAAGAGCTAACGAAATTCTCCCTTAAACACTCTTATGCGTTTCTATATAGAAATCGGCCGAGATACGTCCGGAACCATACAAAGAAAAGTGTAAAAGTAAAAGTAGAATCATGGATGCATAAGGTAGATTTGATCCAGGGGATACAAAACCTTCTCTTGCATGAATGAACAAAACTGCCCCGACTAGAACAGGCAATTGTAAAATCGCTGAAAATCTAGTCAGAAGTCCGACCATCAACAGCACACCACCGCAAATGTGAGCAATCACAATATAATGAGCGAGCAATGTGGAAGCATAAGGAGCGTTATTCAGTTCCATGAGTCGGATAAGTGCATCCGTATCCGCAAGGAACGCCAACCCCTTATACACAAGAACCCCGCCTAAATACACGCGGACCATATCGATCCACCAATCCCGATGAGTCTCTAACCAATCATGCCATTTTTCCATACGGACCTCCGTCCTGTGATGGAACATTCTATCTTTCTTTTTTTGAAAATCAAGACCTCTTGTAAAAAAGAGATCCTATATAATCGAACAATCGTTTATTAATATATGTGTAAACTCATCCGAAAGGATTATCGTTTAAAAAAAGCCTATTTGCAGAATAACTTTCTATTTTCCAATCTGCATTTTTTCGTTTTGCCCGCTTTCGTATACTTACCGTTCCCATTACCTTCTTGCGTAAACGATCCGGTAAAAACGGAACCGTCCCGAAACACATAACGTCCTGAGCCTGATTTTTTATCTTCGGACCAATTACCTTCGTATCTATCTCCGTCAGAATACGCTAAGGTTCCCCAACCTTCTCGCATCTCCCCCACAAATCTACCCGAGTAAACGTCTTTGGTATCGTAAACATAGATACCTTCCCCGTTCCTACAATTTCCTTTTTTACATCCCGGAGAGCCGCTTGCAAAAGATCTAAGGCTGACTCCCGGACTCGGTTCCGGTTTCCTTTCGATCGGTTTGCCATCCGCATCCTCATCAAAATATTCTCTGGAAGAAAGATCAGATTCCTGATCCCTATCATCCGCTTTCTTTTTTGGTTTTAATCTTTCGATCTCCGGGTTGGATTTCGGTTTCGGTTTGGAACAATTGGAAAAGAAGAAGGAACTGGAAAATAGGAATACGGATAAGACGGTCGAACTGAAAATCTTTTTGATCATTCTGGATCCCGGATTCCCTACAGAGAGCCCGGGAAG is from Leptospira sp. WS58.C1 and encodes:
- a CDS encoding DoxX family protein, which gives rise to MEKWHDWLETHRDWWIDMVRVYLGGVLVYKGLAFLADTDALIRLMELNNAPYASTLLAHYIVIAHICGGVLLMVGLLTRFSAILQLPVLVGAVLFIHAREGFVSPGSNLPYASMILLLLLHFSLYGSGRISADFYIETHKSV
- a CDS encoding ATP-binding cassette domain-containing protein — its product is MSLVLSDVSLSRGGRFLLSGINLSLYPGELLIVLGPNGAGKSTLLKLFSGEISPDKGLVLLDGIPLSEYDSEDLAFRRSVLSQESEIHFPFIADEIVRMGRSCSKLRVPKPLEDRITEDAFHAVHLGDRERFQTYNKLSGGEKQRTQMARVLVQDKEPTQRESYVLLDEPGASLDPNRIHSLLEKAKQLSKEGRGVLCILHDLNLALRYADRIAVLKEGKILEDGVPENILDEKFVLEHFRLRTKKIPFPEGGHYLIPLGPAETHATNNLPYSIDAKGVKENVHR
- a CDS encoding hemin-degrading factor; its protein translation is MSIAESLEIENIIKDWKQIKETQPRLRMREIASQLKTSEGGLLAASEISKAEGFPQVTSLQTNWGELFARFGELGHVMVLTRNEACVHERKGIFEKVSSGPGHILVVGPDIDLRLFPGIWKFGFSVEEPKQDSVQRSFQFFNEKGEAMFKLFLTDKSNVSAWEKLRSEFQNGSPDFSSLFSSETKIETSILENKELKEETKTEFLNDWGKLEDTHEFFSLLKKHGISRIQSMEIANGKFTKPVETKAVLRMLEMASLDRTPIMVFVGNPGSIQIHTGEVTNIKVLESWWNVLDPEFNLHLRSDLISKVYIVDKPSKDGVIHSMEVYDANGELIVQFFGKRKPGQPERTDWVGLLDKVSVPA